A single window of Mugil cephalus isolate CIBA_MC_2020 chromosome 1, CIBA_Mcephalus_1.1, whole genome shotgun sequence DNA harbors:
- the pnp5a gene encoding purine nucleoside phosphorylase 5a — protein MFPEANKGFTYEDCKATADWLLAQTDVRPTVGIVCGSGLGGLADMLKDQVAFNYKDIPNFPQSTVHGHAGRLVFGTLKGRPCVCMQGRFHLYEGYPIQKITLPIRIFKLIGVETVMLTNAAGGLNQDFKVGDIMIIKDHLNMPGFAGNNPLAGPNDERFGVRFPCMSDAYDRELQQLAMDVGLELGYGDFLKEGVYCVLGGPSFETIAECRMLHKLGADAVGMSTVYEVIVARHCGMRVFALSLITNQAVMDYDSEEKANHEEVLQIGKQRAEQLERLVSTLVTKIEHNNNYV, from the exons ATGTTTCCAGAGGCGAACAAAGG CTTCACCTATGAGGACTGCAAGGCCACTGCCGATTGGCTGCTGGCCCAGACAGACGTCCGACCCACGGTGGGCATTGTGTGCGGCTCAGGCCTCGGGGGTCTTGCTGACATGTTGAAGGACCAAGTGGCCTTCAACTACAAGGACATCCCCAACTTTCCACAGAGCACCG TGCACGGACACGCAGGACGGCTGGTGTTCGGCACCCTGAAGGGAAGACCCTGTGTTTGCATGCAGGGACGCTTCCACCTGTACGAGGGCTACCCGATCCAGAAG ATCACGTTGCCTATTCGCATCTTCAAGCTGATCGGTGTTGAGACGGTCATGCTGACCAATGCGGCCGGAGGCCTCAACCAGGACTTTAAAGTTGGAGACATCATGATCATCAAAGACCACCTCAACATGCCCGGATTCGCTGGGAACAATCCTTTGGCTGGACCCAATGACGAGAG ATTTGGCGTGCGTTTCCCGTGCATGTCCGACGCCTACGAcagggagctgcagcagctggccATGGACGTAGGGCTGGAGCTCGGCTACGGAGATTTCCTGAAGGAGGGCGTCTACTGCGTGCTGGGCGGGCCGTCATTCGAGACAATTGCGGAGTGCCGCATGCTACACAAGCTGGGCGCAGATGCTGTCG GCATGAGCACCGTCTACGAGGTGATCGTCGCGCGTCACTGCGGCATGCGCGTCTTCGCCCTCTCGCTGATCACCAACCAGGCTGTGATGGACTACGACAGCGAAGAGAAGGCCAATCACGAGGAGGTCCTCCAGATAGGCAAGCAGCGAGCGGAGCAGCTGGAGCGGCTGGTCTCCACCTTGGTGACCAAGATCgagcacaacaacaactacgtcTGA